In Nocardia asteroides, a single genomic region encodes these proteins:
- a CDS encoding hotdog domain-containing protein, producing the protein MTVDSKLEERGHILRELGFATRRAGDELHGAAEITPEMHVPGTEHLRTSVLVTWADTLAGLLASLVMGPRVPVTLELDIHLHGPAPAAGLVEAVGRTVKVGRSVFVAELDFSVGGEPIAVAGASFMVAPDPGVTLPDRLSVEMPAGTDRLRVPLAERAQCVRTGPGVAVLPRTPEGLNASGTVNGGLLALVAEEAVLSLAPGATLGFLGLRYLLGARVGPVTATARKHGELARVQVRDTGNDDRITTLATARTFGG; encoded by the coding sequence ATGACGGTGGACAGCAAGCTGGAGGAGCGCGGCCACATCCTGCGCGAACTGGGCTTTGCCACGCGCCGGGCCGGCGACGAGCTGCACGGCGCCGCGGAGATCACCCCGGAGATGCACGTGCCGGGCACCGAGCACCTGCGCACCTCGGTCCTCGTCACCTGGGCCGACACCCTCGCCGGGCTGCTCGCCTCGCTGGTCATGGGGCCGCGCGTGCCGGTCACCCTGGAGCTCGACATCCACCTGCACGGCCCGGCGCCCGCGGCGGGGCTGGTGGAGGCGGTCGGGCGGACGGTCAAGGTCGGGCGCTCGGTCTTCGTCGCCGAGCTCGACTTCAGCGTCGGCGGCGAGCCGATCGCGGTGGCGGGCGCCTCGTTCATGGTCGCGCCGGACCCGGGCGTCACGCTCCCGGACCGGCTCAGCGTCGAGATGCCCGCGGGCACCGACCGGCTGCGCGTCCCGCTGGCGGAGCGCGCGCAGTGCGTCCGCACGGGCCCCGGCGTCGCGGTGCTGCCGCGGACGCCGGAGGGGCTCAATGCCTCCGGCACCGTGAACGGCGGGCTGCTCGCACTGGTCGCCGAGGAGGCGGTGCTCTCGCTCGCGCCCGGCGCCACGCTCGGCTTCCTCGGGCTGCGCTACCTGCTCGGCGCCAGGGTCGGGCCGGTCACCGCGACCGCGCGCAAACACGGCGAGCTGGCCCGGGTGCAGGTCAGGGATACCGGCAACGACGACCGGATCACCACGCTCGCCACCGCCCGGACCTTCGGCGGCTGA
- a CDS encoding thiolase family protein translates to MSAVLVAPRRTPIGNAGHGFAGRTVTELAAPVLREVATVVRGAGITAEIDDVVLGNCLGPGGDPARIAALAAGLGTAVPGVTVDRQCGSGLDAVMQAALRVESGADTLILAGGVESASTAPLRFWPGAEPVRYTRAPFAPPGFPDPDMGPAADALAAARGISRDRQDAYALRSHTRAAAADFTAEIVPVAGVERDERIRAGLTAVRLARLRPSFGAGGTATAGNSCGISDGAAALAVLDEADAAGLPALRVRGAAVAGSDPALPGLGPVPAIRKLLRRTGVGAGEIGIVEITEAFASVVLAVADELGLDEERLCPEGGAIAMGHPWGASGAVLLVRLASQMLRPGGPALGLAACAIGGGQGIALLVERVA, encoded by the coding sequence ATGAGCGCTGTCCTGGTCGCGCCGCGGCGCACCCCGATCGGCAATGCCGGGCACGGGTTCGCCGGGCGCACCGTCACCGAGCTGGCCGCGCCGGTGCTGCGCGAGGTCGCGACGGTGGTGCGCGGGGCGGGGATCACCGCCGAGATCGACGACGTTGTACTCGGCAACTGCCTCGGCCCCGGCGGCGACCCGGCGCGGATCGCTGCGCTCGCGGCCGGGCTCGGCACCGCCGTCCCCGGCGTCACCGTCGACCGGCAGTGCGGCTCCGGGCTGGATGCCGTCATGCAGGCCGCGCTGCGCGTCGAGTCCGGCGCCGACACCCTGATCCTGGCCGGTGGGGTCGAGTCCGCGAGCACCGCGCCGCTGCGGTTCTGGCCGGGAGCGGAGCCGGTCCGCTACACCCGCGCCCCGTTCGCCCCGCCCGGCTTCCCCGATCCCGACATGGGCCCGGCCGCCGACGCGCTCGCCGCGGCCCGCGGCATCTCCCGCGACCGGCAGGACGCCTACGCCCTGCGTTCGCACACCCGCGCCGCCGCCGCCGACTTCACCGCCGAGATCGTCCCGGTAGCCGGTGTCGAGCGGGACGAGCGCATCCGCGCCGGGCTCACCGCGGTCAGGTTGGCCCGGCTGCGGCCGAGCTTCGGCGCCGGCGGCACCGCCACGGCGGGCAACTCCTGCGGCATCTCCGACGGCGCCGCCGCGCTCGCGGTCCTGGACGAGGCGGACGCCGCGGGGCTGCCCGCGCTCCGGGTGCGCGGCGCCGCGGTCGCAGGCTCGGACCCGGCGCTGCCCGGGCTCGGCCCGGTCCCCGCGATCAGGAAGCTGCTGCGCCGCACCGGCGTCGGAGCCGGGGAGATCGGCATCGTGGAGATCACCGAGGCGTTCGCCTCGGTGGTGCTCGCGGTCGCCGACGAGCTCGGGCTGGACGAGGAGCGGCTCTGTCCGGAGGGCGGCGCCATCGCCATGGGCCACCCGTGGGGCGCCTCCGGTGCGGTGCTGCTGGTCCGGCTGGCGAGCCAGATGCTCCGCCCGGGCGGCCCCGCGCTCGGCCTCGCCGCCTGCGCCATCGGCGGCGGGCAGGGAATCGCGCTGCTGGTGGAGCGGGTGGCATGA
- a CDS encoding GMC oxidoreductase, whose product MSAISRRSLLTGAVAAGAVLAGAGSIAAPIAARVNGVPLTREEHRVVVVGSGFGGGVSALRLAQAGVPVTVLERGLRWPTGPNSETFPRASNLDKRVLWYRSSPNLFGTPLLFEPYAGLVEAVVGENMTALCAAGLGGGSLVYQGMSLQPDEAVFNTWFPQELDWARMDRVHYPRVAKMLGLAVAPDELVATENYRAARVFAERAARAGLPVSKIPMPIDWDFAMAEHRGEMKPSYTNGDGAMGVNNGGKHTVDVTYIAQAEATGLVDVRTLHEVTEVERASDGRWTVHVQRLDSTGAVQEQKILTTTTLIMAAGTMNTTRLLMRAGAKGLIPDLPDELGGNWGSNADRIYLWTDPSAEFGAPQGGPVVFGSKNWADPQHAHTLIQASIPPLSLNAQSTVMVGYGASAGRGRFVYDSAKDDAVLRWPHEGDSVVQTGHIGPAAQKIAGPDGLLIDTNLVFPSTWHPLGGASMGSVCDLNGRVLGQRGLYVLDGALMPGNTAACNPSMTIAAVAERALDNLVAQDVGSVI is encoded by the coding sequence ATGTCAGCAATCTCGCGCCGGTCGCTGTTGACCGGGGCCGTCGCCGCGGGCGCCGTGCTCGCCGGCGCCGGGTCCATAGCCGCTCCGATCGCCGCCCGGGTGAACGGCGTGCCGCTCACCCGTGAAGAGCACCGGGTGGTCGTGGTCGGCTCCGGGTTCGGCGGCGGGGTGAGCGCCCTGCGGCTCGCGCAGGCCGGGGTGCCGGTCACCGTGCTCGAGCGCGGCCTGCGCTGGCCGACCGGCCCGAACTCGGAGACCTTCCCGCGGGCGTCGAACCTGGACAAGCGGGTGCTCTGGTACCGCTCCAGCCCGAACCTGTTCGGCACCCCGCTGCTCTTCGAGCCGTACGCCGGCCTGGTCGAGGCGGTGGTCGGCGAGAACATGACGGCGCTCTGCGCGGCCGGGCTCGGCGGCGGCTCGCTGGTCTACCAGGGCATGTCGCTGCAGCCGGACGAGGCGGTCTTCAACACCTGGTTCCCGCAGGAGCTGGACTGGGCGCGGATGGACCGGGTGCACTACCCGCGGGTCGCGAAGATGCTCGGGCTGGCCGTGGCGCCGGACGAACTCGTCGCCACCGAGAACTACCGCGCCGCCCGGGTCTTCGCCGAGCGGGCCGCGCGCGCCGGGCTTCCGGTGTCGAAGATCCCGATGCCGATCGACTGGGACTTCGCGATGGCCGAGCACCGCGGCGAGATGAAGCCCTCCTACACCAACGGCGACGGCGCGATGGGCGTGAACAACGGCGGCAAGCACACCGTCGACGTCACCTACATCGCCCAGGCCGAGGCCACCGGGCTGGTCGACGTGCGGACGCTGCACGAGGTCACCGAGGTCGAGCGGGCGAGCGACGGCCGCTGGACCGTGCACGTGCAGCGCCTGGACAGCACCGGCGCGGTGCAGGAGCAGAAGATCCTGACCACCACCACGCTGATCATGGCGGCGGGCACCATGAACACCACCCGGCTGCTCATGCGGGCAGGCGCCAAGGGGCTGATCCCGGACCTGCCGGACGAGCTCGGCGGCAACTGGGGCAGCAATGCCGACCGGATCTACCTGTGGACCGACCCCTCCGCGGAATTCGGGGCGCCGCAGGGCGGCCCGGTGGTCTTCGGAAGCAAGAACTGGGCCGACCCGCAGCACGCGCACACCCTCATCCAGGCCTCCATCCCGCCGCTCTCGCTCAATGCGCAGAGCACCGTGATGGTCGGCTACGGCGCGAGCGCCGGGCGCGGCCGATTCGTCTACGACAGCGCCAAGGACGACGCGGTGCTGCGCTGGCCGCACGAGGGCGACAGTGTGGTGCAGACCGGGCACATCGGCCCGGCCGCGCAGAAGATCGCCGGGCCGGACGGCCTGCTGATCGACACCAACCTGGTCTTCCCGTCCACCTGGCACCCGCTCGGCGGGGCGAGCATGGGTTCGGTCTGCGACCTGAACGGCCGGGTGCTCGGTCAGCGCGGGCTCTACGTGCTCGACGGCGCGCTGATGCCGGGCAACACCGCCGCCTGCAACCCGTCGATGACCATCGCGGCCGTCGCCGAGCGGGCGCTGGACAACCTGGTCGCGCAGGACGTCGGCAGCGTCATCTGA
- a CDS encoding AMP-binding protein has protein sequence MTELLAARIFLAGAVRPDAVAVRGAGEEVVFREFLHRVRSFSNAVSGMRRVAVLPTSDVESLVAVVGAMHAGVSVVLLHRHLPPAHLAHALALAQPGALVAATSQHRRLRRMGFDGEIHTAASLPEQTSPPGSPVTPETELLVGLTSGTTGTPKLFVRDQRSWSTTLDRSDSTFPIAPGDTVATPGALDHTHFLYGALHALTRGATADLRPALTALEAGATHLYTVPAIAVDIVRSGSGPFPAVRRVLSSAARWSRTARAALRSVLPNAEITHFYGASELSFVAADHGLGAPDDTAAGELFDGVDAEIRDGLVHIRSDMLFTGYLTEHGITGGPDNGWCTVGDRGALHGRHLHLHGRASEMLIRGGLNVEPAEVESALTALPGVLAAACVALPDPRMGEVPAAAIVVTAAAPAAAELRARLRETLPAPAVPVRILRLPALPRTPRGKVDRAAVRVLLAAALE, from the coding sequence ATGACTGAGCTGCTCGCCGCGCGGATCTTCCTGGCGGGGGCGGTGCGGCCGGACGCGGTCGCGGTGCGCGGCGCGGGGGAGGAGGTGGTGTTCCGTGAATTCCTGCACCGGGTGCGGAGTTTCTCGAACGCAGTCTCCGGGATGCGGCGGGTGGCGGTGCTGCCCACCTCGGATGTGGAGTCGCTGGTCGCCGTCGTCGGCGCGATGCACGCGGGCGTGAGCGTCGTCCTCCTGCACCGCCACCTCCCCCCGGCCCACCTCGCCCACGCGCTCGCCCTCGCGCAGCCCGGTGCCCTCGTCGCCGCGACCTCCCAGCACCGCCGCCTCCGGCGGATGGGCTTCGACGGAGAAATCCACACCGCCGCCTCGCTACCCGAGCAGACCTCGCCCCCCGGCAGCCCGGTCACCCCGGAGACCGAACTCCTCGTCGGCCTCACCTCCGGCACCACCGGCACCCCCAAACTCTTCGTCCGCGACCAGCGCTCCTGGTCCACCACGCTCGACCGCTCCGACAGCACCTTCCCCATCGCCCCCGGCGACACCGTCGCCACCCCGGGCGCCCTCGACCACACCCACTTCCTCTACGGCGCCCTGCACGCCCTCACCCGCGGCGCCACCGCGGACCTGCGCCCGGCGCTCACCGCGCTGGAAGCGGGCGCGACCCACCTGTACACCGTCCCCGCCATCGCCGTCGACATCGTGCGCTCCGGCAGCGGCCCCTTCCCGGCCGTCCGCCGGGTTCTCTCCTCGGCCGCCCGCTGGTCCCGCACCGCCCGCGCGGCCCTGCGGAGCGTCCTCCCGAACGCCGAGATCACCCACTTCTACGGCGCCTCCGAACTCAGCTTCGTCGCCGCCGACCACGGCCTCGGCGCCCCGGACGACACCGCCGCGGGCGAACTCTTCGACGGCGTCGACGCCGAGATCCGCGACGGCCTCGTGCACATCCGCAGCGACATGCTCTTCACCGGCTACCTCACCGAGCACGGCATCACCGGCGGCCCGGACAACGGCTGGTGCACCGTCGGCGACCGCGGCGCGCTGCACGGCCGCCACCTGCACCTGCACGGCCGCGCGAGCGAGATGCTGATCCGCGGCGGCCTCAATGTCGAACCGGCCGAGGTCGAGTCGGCGCTCACCGCACTGCCCGGCGTGCTGGCGGCCGCCTGCGTCGCCCTGCCCGACCCGCGCATGGGCGAGGTCCCCGCCGCCGCCATCGTGGTCACCGCGGCCGCCCCCGCCGCGGCCGAGCTCCGCGCCCGCCTCCGCGAAACCCTCCCGGCACCGGCCGTTCCGGTCCGCATCCTGCGCCTCCCCGCCCTCCCGCGCACCCCGCGCGGCAAGGTCGACCGCGCCGCCGTCCGCGTCCTGCTGGCCGCCGCGCTCGAATGA
- a CDS encoding roadblock/LC7 domain-containing protein: MSRPVERVEVALRDPAVAGKLLQRAVEEIDDVAHAIMTTRDGLVIAANRDADGPPGADTIAARGSAMAAAASGIGDHFTDLVRQGRLHASVFEAERGCVGVFPISATLLLVVAGGPAVTMGRFNAAAKRVLALLQAPDA; the protein is encoded by the coding sequence ATGAGCCGACCCGTGGAACGGGTGGAGGTCGCGCTGCGCGACCCGGCGGTGGCGGGGAAGCTGCTGCAGCGCGCGGTGGAGGAGATCGACGACGTCGCGCACGCGATCATGACCACGCGGGACGGCCTGGTGATCGCGGCGAACCGGGACGCGGACGGCCCGCCCGGCGCCGACACCATCGCCGCGCGCGGCTCGGCCATGGCGGCCGCCGCCTCCGGGATCGGCGACCACTTCACCGACCTGGTGCGGCAGGGCAGGCTGCACGCCTCGGTCTTCGAGGCCGAGCGGGGCTGCGTCGGGGTGTTCCCGATCTCCGCCACATTGCTGCTGGTGGTGGCGGGCGGACCGGCGGTGACGATGGGCCGGTTCAACGCCGCGGCCAAGCGGGTGCTGGCACTTCTGCAGGCTCCCGACGCCTGA
- a CDS encoding energy-coupling factor transporter transmembrane component T family protein, translated as MIGLYRPGTSPLHRLPAGVKLVLLLVSIVAATVLVRTPLQVAVAGALVAALYAVARIPVRVALAQLRPVFWMLLLIAVFQVLITSPARAAVVCGVLLVSVALAALVTLTTRVTAVLDAVTRGLAPLHRVGVDTERLGLLLALAIRCVPLLAGIVHDVAEARRARGLQWSMTALVTPVLVRALRTADALGEALVARGVDDD; from the coding sequence ATGATCGGGCTCTACCGGCCGGGCACCTCCCCGCTGCACCGGCTGCCCGCCGGGGTGAAGCTGGTGCTGCTGCTGGTGAGCATCGTCGCGGCCACCGTTCTCGTGCGGACGCCGCTACAGGTCGCCGTGGCGGGGGCGCTGGTGGCGGCGCTGTACGCGGTGGCGCGGATTCCGGTGCGGGTGGCGCTGGCGCAGCTGCGGCCGGTGTTCTGGATGCTGCTGCTGATCGCGGTGTTCCAGGTGCTCATCACCTCGCCCGCGCGGGCCGCCGTGGTCTGCGGGGTGCTGCTGGTCTCGGTGGCGCTGGCCGCGCTGGTCACGCTGACCACGCGGGTGACCGCCGTGCTGGACGCGGTGACCCGCGGGCTCGCGCCGCTGCACCGGGTCGGGGTGGACACCGAGCGGCTCGGGCTGCTGCTCGCGCTCGCCATCCGGTGCGTGCCGCTGCTCGCCGGGATCGTGCACGACGTCGCCGAGGCGCGGCGGGCGCGCGGGTTGCAGTGGTCGATGACCGCGCTGGTGACGCCGGTGCTGGTGCGCGCGCTGCGCACCGCCGACGCCTTGGGGGAGGCGCTCGTCGCGCGCGGGGTCGACGATGACTGA
- a CDS encoding energy-coupling factor ABC transporter ATP-binding protein — MSEIVFTGVRHGYGERAVLRGIDLRLTERRIGVIGANGSGKSTLARMINGLLTPNAGTVTVDGVDVARRGGQVRRRVGFVFTDPDTQIVMPTVAEDLAFSLRRSGLGKAEVAERVREILVRFGLHEHGDHPSHLLSGGQKQLLALGAVLIRRPEVIVADEPTTLLDLRNTGIVAAALDSVDQQVIVVTHQLSLLTGFDRVVVIDEGAVAFDGPPEAAIPAYRELIG, encoded by the coding sequence GTGAGCGAGATCGTTTTCACCGGGGTGCGGCACGGTTACGGTGAGCGCGCCGTGCTGCGCGGCATCGACCTGCGGCTTACCGAGCGGCGGATCGGGGTGATCGGCGCGAACGGGTCGGGCAAGTCGACGCTGGCCAGGATGATCAACGGGCTGCTCACCCCGAACGCGGGCACCGTCACCGTCGACGGGGTGGACGTGGCGCGCAGGGGCGGGCAGGTGCGGCGCCGGGTCGGCTTCGTCTTCACCGACCCGGACACCCAGATCGTCATGCCGACGGTCGCCGAGGACCTCGCCTTCTCGCTGCGCCGCAGCGGGCTCGGCAAGGCGGAGGTCGCCGAGCGGGTGCGCGAGATCCTGGTCCGGTTCGGGCTGCACGAGCACGGCGACCATCCCTCGCACCTGCTCTCCGGCGGGCAGAAGCAGCTGCTCGCGCTCGGCGCGGTGCTCATCCGCCGCCCGGAGGTGATCGTCGCCGACGAGCCGACCACCCTGCTCGACCTGCGCAACACCGGGATCGTCGCCGCCGCCCTGGACTCGGTGGACCAGCAGGTCATCGTGGTGACCCACCAGCTCTCGCTGCTCACCGGCTTCGACCGGGTGGTGGTGATCGACGAGGGCGCGGTGGCGTTCGACGGCCCGCCGGAGGCCGCGATCCCGGCCTATCGGGAGCTGATCGGATGA
- a CDS encoding alpha/beta hydrolase family esterase, whose protein sequence is MFQRVIPGRVLGAVAATAALLAAPAAVPAAAGADPGAVPSAGCAIPAAAAGHTTQSYAGADRSGFYLRDVPAAPGPYPLVVDLHGYLEPAEIQTRSSGVGEYGLQRGYATVTPQIDEPGPPRWNFQPGGADIDWLTGVLDDAEAALCVDTRRVYVTGLSMGAFTSSALACRLSDRIAAVAPVAGLQDFEWCATTRPVPVIAFHGTDDPIVAYGGGAGPNARLLPRTDGTGSANQQNLDRGPNGPAPRSIPQNAAAWAARNGCAAEPAVEQVAPDVVRYRYSCPAEGSVEFWSITSGGHVWPGSKVPFPEPFVGKDTPSIAATPIIWDFFQAHPLPA, encoded by the coding sequence GTGTTCCAGAGAGTTATTCCGGGCCGGGTGCTCGGCGCCGTCGCCGCGACGGCGGCGCTGCTTGCCGCACCGGCCGCCGTTCCCGCCGCCGCGGGGGCCGACCCCGGCGCGGTGCCGTCCGCCGGGTGCGCGATCCCCGCCGCCGCGGCGGGCCACACCACCCAGAGCTATGCCGGGGCCGACCGCTCCGGCTTCTACCTGCGCGACGTCCCCGCCGCGCCGGGGCCGTACCCGCTCGTCGTCGACCTGCACGGCTACCTGGAGCCGGCCGAGATCCAGACCAGGAGCAGCGGGGTCGGCGAGTACGGGCTGCAGCGCGGGTACGCCACCGTCACCCCGCAGATCGACGAGCCGGGGCCGCCGCGCTGGAACTTCCAGCCGGGCGGCGCCGACATCGACTGGCTCACCGGTGTGCTCGACGACGCCGAGGCGGCGCTCTGCGTCGACACCCGGCGGGTCTACGTCACCGGGCTCTCGATGGGCGCCTTCACCAGCTCCGCGCTGGCCTGCAGGCTCTCCGACCGGATCGCCGCGGTGGCGCCGGTGGCGGGGTTGCAGGACTTCGAGTGGTGCGCGACGACGCGGCCGGTGCCGGTGATCGCCTTCCACGGCACCGACGACCCGATCGTGGCCTACGGCGGCGGTGCCGGACCGAACGCCAGGCTGCTCCCGCGCACCGACGGCACCGGTTCGGCCAACCAGCAGAACCTGGACCGGGGGCCGAACGGCCCGGCGCCGCGCAGCATCCCGCAGAACGCCGCCGCCTGGGCCGCGCGCAACGGCTGCGCCGCCGAGCCGGCCGTCGAGCAGGTCGCGCCGGACGTGGTGCGCTACCGGTACAGCTGCCCGGCCGAGGGCTCGGTGGAGTTCTGGTCGATCACCAGCGGCGGGCACGTGTGGCCCGGCAGTAAAGTGCCCTTCCCCGAGCCGTTCGTCGGGAAGGACACGCCGTCGATCGCGGCGACCCCGATCATCTGGGATTTCTTCCAGGCGCATCCACTGCCCGCGTGA
- a CDS encoding AMP-binding enzyme → MGEVGAAALGGAPDDPALLVGGRRWSYRDLERAIGEWNARYRELDCYDASELSLGEALIAVCAAARRGIPVRVENPEARPERAEVPPGAFLLVATSGSTGRPRPLARTAPSWYDSFPDFSARTGITATDRVLITGPPHATMHLFGALHALWAGACVTDEPGAATVVHAVPAVLREVVRAAPELRTAVLAGIAPDLGALAVAGHLTVVEYYGSAEVSLVAARRIDAGAAGASPDAGGRRDDATAGPTGPLRLFPRVEAEIREGRLFVRTPYAVLGAPEWSGVGDLAELGADGHLRVRGRGDCAINVGGTLVVAEDVERALAAVPGVRAVAVLGAPHSVFGSIVTAAVELHPDTELAAVRARARLVLSREAVPRRWVPMPRLPRTAAGKVARGALRDLLV, encoded by the coding sequence GTGGGTGAGGTCGGCGCGGCGGCTCTCGGTGGCGCTCCGGACGACCCGGCCTTGCTGGTGGGCGGGCGGCGGTGGAGCTACCGCGATCTGGAGCGCGCGATCGGCGAGTGGAACGCGCGGTATCGCGAGCTGGACTGCTACGACGCTTCGGAGCTGAGCCTGGGAGAGGCGCTGATCGCCGTCTGCGCGGCGGCGCGGCGCGGGATTCCGGTGCGGGTGGAGAATCCGGAGGCCCGTCCGGAGCGTGCCGAGGTTCCGCCGGGTGCCTTCCTGCTGGTCGCCACCTCCGGCTCGACCGGACGCCCGCGCCCGCTGGCCCGGACCGCCCCCTCCTGGTACGACAGCTTCCCGGACTTCTCCGCGCGCACCGGCATCACCGCGACCGACCGGGTGCTGATCACCGGGCCGCCGCACGCCACCATGCACCTCTTCGGCGCGCTGCACGCGCTGTGGGCGGGGGCCTGCGTCACCGACGAGCCCGGCGCCGCGACCGTGGTGCACGCGGTGCCCGCGGTGCTGCGCGAGGTCGTGCGCGCGGCGCCGGAGCTCCGCACCGCGGTGCTCGCCGGGATCGCGCCCGACCTCGGTGCGCTTGCGGTGGCCGGGCACCTCACCGTGGTCGAGTACTACGGCTCCGCCGAGGTCTCGCTCGTCGCGGCGCGGCGGATCGACGCCGGTGCCGCCGGGGCGTCGCCGGATGCAGGGGGGCGACGGGACGACGCAACCGCGGGGCCGACCGGACCCCTGCGGTTGTTCCCCCGGGTCGAGGCGGAGATCAGGGAGGGACGGCTGTTCGTCCGGACCCCGTACGCGGTGCTCGGGGCACCGGAGTGGTCCGGCGTCGGCGACCTGGCCGAGCTGGGGGCGGACGGGCACCTCAGGGTGCGCGGGCGCGGGGACTGCGCGATCAACGTGGGCGGCACGCTCGTGGTGGCCGAGGACGTGGAGCGGGCGCTCGCCGCGGTGCCCGGGGTGCGGGCGGTGGCGGTCCTCGGCGCGCCGCATTCGGTGTTCGGCTCCATCGTGACGGCGGCGGTCGAGCTGCACCCGGACACCGAGCTGGCCGCGGTGCGGGCGCGCGCCCGCCTGGTGCTGAGCCGGGAGGCGGTCCCGCGCCGCTGGGTGCCGATGCCGCGGCTGCCGCGCACGGCCGCGGGCAAGGTGGCGCGGGGCGCGCTGAGAGACTTGCTGGTATGA
- a CDS encoding phospholipase D-like domain-containing protein has protein sequence MSEATKTPAGTAERTVALRRRLERLIGIAASEGNALTALRNGDEIFPAMLERIGAAEHTVDMMTFVYWKGDVAGQFAHALAERARAGVRVRLLLDGFGSRLIEKDLLDLMTDAGVRIAWFRKPVYISPFKQNHRCHRKVLVVDEEIGFTGGVGIAQEWCGDARTADEWRDTHVEVRGPAVDGMAAAFAQGWAECHDELFDEHDRFIELRPQGDAVVQVVRGSASVGWQDMQTLLRVMIESAELRFRLATAYFAPDAYFIELLCAAARRGVEVEILLPGPHTDKRVCQLAGQHFYEDLLECGVVIHQYQPTMMHAKIITVDGIASLVGSTNFNRRSLDHDEEVMLAVLDPEFCATLDGHFDEDVAKSARIREGRWKRRSVAQRAREFAVQPIRRFL, from the coding sequence ATGTCCGAGGCCACCAAGACCCCCGCAGGCACTGCCGAGCGCACCGTCGCGCTGCGGCGGAGGCTGGAGCGGCTGATCGGCATCGCCGCCTCCGAGGGCAACGCGCTGACCGCGCTGCGCAACGGCGACGAGATCTTCCCGGCCATGCTGGAGCGCATCGGCGCGGCCGAGCACACCGTCGACATGATGACCTTCGTGTACTGGAAGGGCGATGTCGCCGGTCAGTTCGCGCACGCGCTGGCCGAGCGGGCGCGCGCGGGGGTCAGGGTGCGGCTGCTGCTCGACGGCTTCGGCAGCAGGCTGATCGAGAAGGACCTGCTCGACCTGATGACCGACGCCGGGGTGCGGATCGCCTGGTTCCGCAAGCCGGTCTACATCTCGCCGTTCAAGCAGAACCACCGCTGCCACCGGAAGGTGCTGGTGGTGGACGAGGAGATCGGCTTCACCGGCGGCGTCGGGATCGCCCAGGAGTGGTGCGGCGACGCCCGCACCGCGGACGAGTGGCGGGACACCCACGTCGAGGTGCGCGGCCCGGCGGTGGACGGCATGGCGGCCGCCTTCGCGCAGGGCTGGGCCGAGTGCCACGACGAGCTCTTCGACGAGCACGACCGCTTCATCGAGCTGCGGCCGCAGGGCGACGCCGTCGTCCAGGTGGTGCGCGGCTCGGCCAGCGTCGGCTGGCAGGACATGCAGACGCTGCTCCGGGTGATGATCGAATCCGCCGAGCTCCGGTTCCGGCTCGCGACGGCCTACTTCGCGCCGGACGCCTACTTCATCGAGCTGCTCTGCGCCGCCGCGCGGCGCGGGGTGGAGGTGGAGATCCTGCTGCCCGGCCCGCACACCGACAAGCGCGTCTGCCAGCTGGCCGGCCAGCACTTCTACGAGGACCTGCTGGAGTGCGGCGTCGTCATCCACCAGTACCAGCCGACGATGATGCACGCCAAGATCATCACGGTGGACGGGATCGCCAGCCTGGTCGGCTCGACCAACTTCAACCGGCGCTCGCTCGACCACGACGAGGAGGTCATGCTCGCGGTGCTCGACCCGGAGTTCTGCGCCACCCTCGACGGGCACTTCGACGAGGACGTCGCGAAGTCCGCGCGGATCCGCGAGGGGCGCTGGAAGCGGCGCTCCGTGGCGCAGCGGGCCAGGGAGTTCGCGGTGCAGCCGATCCGCCGCTTCCTGTAG
- a CDS encoding L-rhamnose mutarotase, with translation MPDTTERVCFLLALRPERIDDYLAAHETVWPELLDALRAAGWRNYSLFLRPEDGMVVGYLETPDFERARSAMAATAVNTRWQSAMAEYFRPVETTSRPDEALHRLTEYFHLD, from the coding sequence ATGCCCGACACCACCGAACGCGTCTGCTTCCTGCTGGCCCTGCGCCCGGAGCGGATCGACGACTACCTCGCCGCGCATGAGACCGTGTGGCCGGAGCTGCTCGACGCGCTGCGCGCCGCGGGCTGGCGCAACTACTCGCTGTTCCTGCGGCCGGAGGACGGCATGGTGGTCGGTTACCTGGAGACGCCCGACTTCGAGCGGGCGCGCTCCGCCATGGCCGCGACCGCGGTGAACACCCGCTGGCAGTCCGCCATGGCCGAGTACTTCCGGCCGGTGGAGACCACCTCCCGCCCGGACGAGGCGCTGCACCGGCTCACCGAGTACTTCCACCTCGACTGA
- a CDS encoding DUF1059 domain-containing protein → MKTRLNCPCGETIAGTDEDELVTKTQVHLKENHPGHEYSREEILFIAY, encoded by the coding sequence GTGAAAACCAGACTCAACTGCCCCTGCGGCGAGACCATCGCGGGAACCGACGAGGACGAGCTGGTGACCAAGACCCAGGTGCACCTGAAGGAGAACCACCCCGGCCACGAGTACTCCAGGGAAGAGATCCTCTTCATCGCGTACTGA